One window of Planctomycetia bacterium genomic DNA carries:
- a CDS encoding MBL fold metallo-hydrolase, protein MSDLGLNVTILGSGTSHGVPMIACDCAVCISTDPRDKRTRPSILIRYDSTSLLVDTSPELRLQCLANDIRRADAVLYTHHHIDHVAGLDDLRRFNWVQDQALPCYGQAETLERLRNMFPYVFEQDADYPSAKPRLALHEINGPFEIGGRTITPIPLLHGTLPVLGFRVGNFAYCTDVGKIPESSWPLLEGLDVLVLDALRKRPHPTHFNLDQAVEHAQRIGAKRTFFTHIAHELPHAETNRELPAGMALAHDGLVIE, encoded by the coding sequence ATGAGCGACCTCGGATTGAACGTAACCATCCTCGGGTCCGGCACTTCCCACGGGGTGCCGATGATCGCCTGCGACTGCGCCGTCTGCATCTCCACCGACCCGCGAGACAAGCGCACCCGGCCGAGCATCCTCATCCGCTATGACTCGACGAGCCTCCTCGTCGATACCTCGCCGGAACTGCGCCTCCAATGTCTGGCCAACGACATTCGCCGGGCCGACGCCGTGCTCTATACCCATCATCACATTGACCACGTTGCCGGGCTCGACGATCTTCGCCGCTTCAACTGGGTGCAGGATCAGGCGTTGCCCTGCTACGGTCAGGCCGAGACGCTCGAACGCCTGCGCAATATGTTCCCCTATGTCTTCGAGCAGGACGCGGACTACCCCTCGGCCAAGCCGCGCCTTGCCCTGCACGAGATCAACGGGCCCTTCGAGATCGGCGGGCGCACCATCACGCCGATCCCGCTGCTGCATGGGACCCTGCCGGTGCTGGGCTTTCGCGTCGGGAACTTTGCGTATTGCACCGACGTCGGCAAGATTCCCGAATCGTCGTGGCCGCTATTGGAGGGGCTCGACGTGCTGGTGCTCGACGCCCTGCGCAAACGGCCGCATCCAACGCACTTCAATCTGGACCAGGCGGTGGAGCACGCCCAGCGGATCGGCGCGAAGCGGACGTTCTTTACGCACATCGCCCACGAGCTTCCGCACGCGGAGACGAACCGGGAGCTGCCGGCCGGCATGGCCCTGGCCCACGACGGCTTGGTGATCGAGTAG
- the pip gene encoding prolyl aminopeptidase has product MLLPCLTVLGQASAQVTDPEKLYDYYPPIEPFRTGHLKVDDTHEIYYELSGNPLGHPAMVLHGGPGGGSYPTLRQYHDPKKYQIILFDQRGCGKSKPLHSLEGNTTPNLVEDMEKLRAELKIEKMQVVGGSWGSTLALAYAEKYPSRVDSLVLRGLFLGTKAEIDHFYHGGVGEYFPEVYARLQAVIPKPKELNYPQQLLSLLKSDDVETRKLAARAWSAYETKVGALLTTDEEVESILKQFDTYAFALIENHYMANDCFLEEGELLKNASRLSGIPCVICHGRYDVICTPRAAYQLHKALSDSVLVIVEAAGHSGSAPLMRSAIIAAIRSLEPRVLGSKS; this is encoded by the coding sequence ATGCTGTTGCCATGTTTGACCGTGCTCGGACAGGCGTCGGCGCAGGTAACTGATCCTGAGAAGCTTTACGACTACTATCCGCCCATCGAACCCTTTCGCACCGGGCACTTGAAGGTCGATGACACCCACGAGATCTATTACGAATTAAGCGGAAACCCGCTTGGCCATCCGGCCATGGTGCTCCACGGCGGGCCCGGCGGCGGAAGCTATCCGACCCTTCGCCAATATCACGACCCCAAGAAATACCAGATTATCCTCTTCGACCAGCGCGGCTGCGGTAAGAGCAAGCCGCTCCACAGCCTTGAGGGGAATACCACGCCGAATCTCGTCGAAGACATGGAAAAGCTCCGCGCGGAGCTGAAGATCGAAAAGATGCAGGTCGTCGGCGGCTCGTGGGGCTCCACCCTGGCACTTGCCTACGCGGAAAAGTACCCGTCGCGCGTCGACTCACTCGTACTGCGCGGTCTCTTTCTCGGCACAAAGGCGGAGATCGACCACTTCTATCATGGTGGCGTAGGTGAGTATTTCCCGGAAGTGTACGCCAGACTTCAGGCCGTCATTCCCAAGCCGAAGGAATTGAATTACCCGCAGCAGCTATTGAGCCTGCTCAAATCGGACGACGTAGAGACGAGAAAACTCGCTGCCCGCGCATGGTCCGCCTACGAAACCAAGGTGGGTGCGCTGCTCACGACCGATGAAGAAGTCGAATCCATCCTTAAGCAATTCGATACATATGCGTTCGCCCTGATCGAAAACCACTACATGGCCAACGACTGCTTTCTCGAGGAGGGCGAGCTCCTGAAGAACGCCTCAAGACTCTCCGGCATTCCCTGTGTCATCTGCCACGGTCGTTACGATGTGATCTGCACGCCGAGGGCAGCCTATCAGTTGCACAAAGCACTGTCGGACTCGGTATTGGTGATTGTCGAGGCGGCCGGACACAGCGGCAGCGCCCCGCTCATGAGGTCGGCCATCATTGCGGCGATCAGATCGCTTGAGCCGCGCGTACTGGGGTCCAAGAGTTAG
- a CDS encoding murein L,D-transpeptidase, protein MPTGLVLISTVSLWAGGVGAPPTETVAWQAALDRAGYSAGIIDGQAGRKLEVAIRTFQTARGLKVTGKQDDETATALGISKTAPTIAYKITAADVKMVQPPPVKWQDKAKRSRLGYRSLVDLLGERGHCTQPLLARLNPRVNLNALKAGDQVVLPSVWSPQSPPRAAKLRVDLAAKTIQVLDRSSKVIGLFHCSIAKDKAKRPSGKARVVTVSKNPDYLFDPKMWPEVKDVKKKLRIPPGPRNPVGLAWIGLSLPGYGIHGTPEPAMIGKTGSHGCFRLANWDAVRLSRMVRVGTPVEFIDEAVSYATRP, encoded by the coding sequence ATGCCGACCGGACTAGTCCTGATTTCGACGGTGAGCCTTTGGGCCGGCGGGGTCGGTGCGCCCCCCACCGAGACGGTCGCGTGGCAGGCGGCCCTGGACCGCGCGGGCTATTCGGCGGGGATCATTGATGGCCAGGCGGGCCGAAAGCTGGAGGTTGCCATTCGGACGTTTCAAACGGCGCGCGGCCTGAAAGTCACCGGCAAGCAGGACGACGAGACCGCCACGGCCCTGGGAATCAGCAAGACCGCGCCGACGATCGCGTACAAGATCACCGCCGCCGATGTGAAGATGGTGCAGCCGCCGCCGGTGAAGTGGCAGGACAAGGCGAAGCGCTCACGACTCGGTTACCGATCGCTGGTCGATCTGCTCGGCGAGCGCGGGCACTGCACGCAGCCGCTGTTGGCCCGGCTCAATCCGCGGGTGAATCTCAATGCGCTGAAGGCGGGCGATCAGGTCGTGCTCCCCAGCGTCTGGTCGCCGCAGTCGCCGCCGCGCGCCGCGAAGCTGCGGGTGGACCTCGCCGCCAAGACGATTCAAGTGCTCGACCGGTCGTCGAAGGTGATCGGCCTGTTTCACTGCTCGATCGCCAAGGACAAGGCCAAGCGCCCCAGCGGCAAGGCGCGAGTCGTCACGGTGAGCAAGAACCCGGACTATCTCTTCGACCCGAAGATGTGGCCGGAGGTGAAGGACGTGAAGAAGAAGCTGCGCATCCCCCCCGGCCCGCGTAACCCCGTCGGGCTGGCGTGGATCGGGCTTTCGCTGCCGGGATACGGGATTCACGGCACGCCGGAACCGGCGATGATCGGCAAGACGGGCTCGCACGGGTGTTTTCGGCTGGCGAACTGGGACGCGGTTCGGCTGTCCCGGATGGTGCGGGTGGGCACGCCGGTTGAGTTTATTGACGAGGCCGTCTCGTATGCCACGCGGCCGTGA
- a CDS encoding IS3 family transposase, translating to MSQISRIFRPAIHEAYAASRQTYGSPRVHAALAAQGVRCSVNTVAKIMREDGLCARRRRKTTATTDSLHSLPVAENLLARNFVRSAPNQVWVSDMTYIPTGEGWLYLATTLDLYSRRIVGWSMNERMTRDLVIDALQMAVAQRNPPKGLMHHSDRGSQYASSDFQRMLTAHGMICSMSRKGEVYDNAVMESFYATLKGELVHPARYATRDEARKAIFEWIEVFYNRQRLHSSLGYRCPADYEAAA from the coding sequence TTGTCGCAGATCAGCCGAATCTTTCGGCCGGCGATCCACGAGGCCTACGCGGCCAGCCGGCAGACCTATGGCAGCCCGCGGGTTCACGCGGCCCTGGCGGCTCAGGGTGTGCGTTGCAGTGTGAACACGGTGGCCAAGATCATGCGGGAAGACGGGCTCTGTGCGCGCCGACGGCGTAAAACCACGGCGACCACGGATTCGTTGCATTCCCTGCCGGTGGCCGAGAACCTGCTGGCCCGCAACTTCGTTCGCAGCGCCCCGAACCAGGTGTGGGTCAGTGACATGACCTATATCCCCACGGGAGAAGGCTGGTTGTACCTGGCCACGACTCTGGATCTGTACTCGCGGCGGATCGTGGGGTGGTCCATGAATGAACGGATGACCCGCGATCTGGTGATCGACGCTCTGCAGATGGCCGTTGCACAGCGGAACCCGCCGAAGGGATTGATGCATCATTCAGATCGCGGCAGCCAGTACGCCAGCAGCGATTTTCAGCGGATGCTCACGGCACACGGGATGATCTGCAGCATGAGCCGAAAAGGCGAGGTCTACGACAATGCGGTGATGGAGAGCTTCTATGCGACGCTCAAGGGTGAACTGGTCCACCCCGCGCGCTATGCGACCCGGGACGAGGCCCGAAAGGCCATCTTTGAATGGATCGAGGTGTTTTACAATCGCCAGCGGCTGCACTCGAGCCTGGGCTACCGGTGCCCGGCCGACTACGAGGCCGCGGCATGA
- a CDS encoding tetratricopeptide repeat protein — protein sequence MQTSKDQGTGTDETAQSPFSPQRSDRRVMRTLWIVVTCGMFVMLVGTAWFAGATYWDKLETDRALKLSKLEREAERKERVRLEQMVSDTRDDANNSEDLAKFALGIISAKDGAAPVDRDLRLSDMLARAAARLDEGAFTNRPELEMRLRRLVGEAFESLTLYSDAEPHFRIVLEMTKSLRGERNPAMIESEWALARVLKKLGKSEEGDALAAEAQTLYDECMSQVPWGRVPRLYGMAQRQVEAGLYLAAAGQIRYAIAVLDRQYGPDHPLIFQAMIRKAGILSEGEQLVAAEADYRQAIDQLRQRLPPTHPHIADALSGYAKMLTRTVRTDEAEAVARECLSIREASLPEGDWRRASAKCLVGEALLAQRKFEQAEPLLLEGLKELDSQDDTPSARLEDVRNSLVSLYEAWEKPDKADAFRSKRRAKPTTSAPGIERRPGKAIE from the coding sequence ATGCAAACGAGCAAAGATCAAGGCACCGGGACCGACGAAACGGCGCAGTCGCCGTTCTCGCCACAGCGAAGCGATCGCCGGGTCATGCGCACCCTGTGGATCGTGGTCACCTGTGGCATGTTTGTCATGCTCGTGGGCACGGCGTGGTTTGCGGGGGCGACCTATTGGGACAAGCTCGAGACTGACAGGGCCCTCAAGCTGTCGAAGTTGGAGCGCGAGGCCGAACGGAAGGAGCGCGTTCGGCTGGAGCAGATGGTCAGTGATACCCGGGACGACGCCAACAACTCTGAGGACCTGGCAAAGTTTGCCCTGGGGATCATCTCGGCGAAGGACGGCGCCGCGCCCGTCGATCGCGATCTGCGTCTCAGCGACATGCTGGCCCGCGCCGCGGCCCGGCTGGATGAGGGCGCGTTCACGAACCGTCCGGAGTTGGAGATGCGCCTTCGCCGCCTTGTCGGAGAAGCCTTCGAGTCACTGACGCTCTACAGTGATGCCGAGCCGCATTTTCGCATTGTCCTGGAAATGACCAAGTCCCTCAGGGGTGAACGCAACCCCGCGATGATCGAAAGCGAATGGGCGCTTGCCAGAGTATTGAAAAAGCTCGGAAAGTCCGAGGAGGGCGACGCCCTGGCCGCCGAAGCGCAGACTCTTTACGACGAGTGCATGAGTCAAGTGCCCTGGGGTCGCGTGCCGCGGCTGTACGGCATGGCCCAGCGGCAGGTGGAGGCGGGCTTGTATCTCGCGGCCGCGGGGCAGATTCGCTATGCAATCGCCGTGCTGGATCGCCAGTATGGCCCCGATCACCCGCTGATTTTTCAGGCGATGATCCGCAAGGCCGGCATTTTGAGTGAGGGGGAACAACTTGTCGCGGCCGAGGCGGATTACCGGCAGGCGATCGACCAGCTGCGCCAGCGACTTCCTCCGACACACCCACATATCGCCGATGCCCTGAGCGGTTACGCGAAGATGCTCACGAGAACCGTGCGAACGGATGAGGCGGAGGCCGTGGCCCGCGAGTGCTTGAGCATCCGCGAGGCATCCTTGCCCGAAGGTGATTGGCGCAGAGCCAGCGCCAAGTGTCTGGTAGGCGAGGCCCTTCTTGCTCAGAGGAAATTCGAACAAGCGGAGCCATTGTTGTTAGAGGGCCTGAAGGAACTCGACAGTCAAGACGATACACCGAGTGCCCGACTGGAGGATGTGCGAAACAGTCTGGTCTCTCTCTACGAGGCCTGGGAAAAGCCGGATAAGGCTGATGCTTTTCGATCGAAGCGTAGAGCGAAACCGACGACTTCCGCCCCAGGAATCGAACGCCGGCCTGGTAAGGCCATTGAGTGA